One genomic segment of Elgaria multicarinata webbii isolate HBS135686 ecotype San Diego chromosome 9, rElgMul1.1.pri, whole genome shotgun sequence includes these proteins:
- the RASD2 gene encoding GTP-binding protein Rhes has translation MMKTMSAGNCTLNVPAKNSYRMVVLGASRVGKSSIVSRFLNGRFEDQYTPTIEDFHRKVYNIRGDMYQLDILDTSGNHPFPAMRRLSILTGDVFILVFSLDNRESFDEVKRLQKQILEVKSCLKNKTKETGDLPMVICGNKNDHSELYRQVRSEEAEKLVSSDENCAYFEVSAKKNTNVNEMFYVLFSMAKLPHEMSPALHRKISVQYGDTLHQKSFKMHRVKETDAYGMISPFARRPSVNSDLKYIKSKVLREGQTREREKCTIQ, from the exons ATGATGAAGACTATGTCCGCTGGGAACTGCACCTTGAATGTGCCAGCCAAGAACTCCTACCGCATGGTTGTGCTGGGAGCCTCCAGGGTTGGCAAGAGTTCTATTGTCTCACGGTTCCTCAATGGCCGGTTTGAGGACCAGTACACGCCCACTATTGAGGATTTTCATCGCAAAGTCTACAACATTCGGGGTGACATGTACCAGCTAGACATCTTAGATACATCTGGGAATCATCCATTCCCTGCTATGAGGAGACTTTCCATACTGACAG GGGATGTTTTCATCCTCGTGTTCAGTTTGGATAACAGGGAGTCCTTTGATGAGGTCAAGAGGCTCCAGAAGCAGATCCTTGAAGTCAAATCATGCCTGAAGAACAAGACCAAGGAAACAGGTGACCTGCCCATGGTGATCTGTGGCAATAAGAATGATCACAGTGAACTCTACCGTCAAGTGCGCTCTGAGGAAGCTGAGAAACTGGTCTCCAGTGATGAGAACTGTGCTTACTTCGAAGTCTCAGCCAAGAAGAACACCAATGTGAATGAGATGTTCTATGTTCTTTTCAGCATGGCCAAGCTGCCCCATGAGATGAGCCCTGCCCTTCACAGGAAAATCTCTGTTCAGTATGGTGACACCCTCCACCAAAAGTCCTTCAAGATGCACAGGGTCAAAGAGACAGATGCCTATGGCATGATCTCCCCCTTTGCTCGTAGACCCAGTGTCAACAGCGACCTCAAATACATCAAATCCAAAGTCCTCAGAGAAGGACaaacaagggagagagagaaatgcacaaTCCAGTGA